In a single window of the Nocardiopsis composta genome:
- a CDS encoding zinc-binding dehydrogenase, with amino-acid sequence MFAISATSIDPDDPLSGLQAGERPDPEPREGWALVDLKAAALNHHDLWSLRGVGLPADRLPMVLGCDGAGVDEEGNEVIVHGVIGDPDAGGGDETRDPRRSLLSEVYDGTLAEKIAVPRRNLVPKPKELSFEEAACLPTAWLTAYNMLFDKAGLRPGSSVLVQGAGGGVAGALIRMAAQAGHRVYATSRSAAKRDRAVELGAYAAVPTGERLPEKVHAVFDSVGQATWAHSIRSLRPGGAIVTCGATSGDAPSAELTRVFFQQLRVIGATMGTRDQLAALAEMCARTGLRPEIDRVLPLARAEEGFRAMLAGEQFGKIVFTV; translated from the coding sequence ATGTTCGCTATCTCGGCAACCAGCATCGACCCCGACGACCCGCTCTCCGGTCTGCAGGCCGGGGAGCGGCCGGACCCCGAACCGCGCGAGGGCTGGGCGCTCGTCGACCTGAAGGCCGCCGCCCTCAACCACCACGACCTGTGGAGCCTGCGCGGCGTCGGACTGCCCGCCGACCGGCTGCCCATGGTGCTCGGCTGCGACGGGGCCGGCGTCGACGAAGAGGGCAACGAGGTGATCGTGCACGGCGTGATCGGCGACCCGGACGCCGGAGGCGGGGACGAGACCCGCGACCCGCGCCGCTCACTGCTCTCCGAGGTCTATGACGGCACCCTGGCGGAGAAGATCGCCGTCCCGCGGCGCAACCTGGTGCCCAAGCCGAAGGAGCTCTCCTTCGAGGAGGCCGCCTGCCTGCCCACCGCCTGGCTGACCGCCTACAACATGCTCTTCGACAAGGCGGGGCTGCGCCCCGGCTCGTCGGTGCTGGTGCAGGGGGCGGGCGGCGGGGTGGCCGGCGCGCTGATCCGGATGGCGGCCCAGGCCGGGCACCGGGTCTACGCCACCAGCCGCAGCGCGGCCAAGCGGGACCGGGCGGTCGAGCTGGGAGCGTACGCGGCCGTGCCCACCGGCGAGCGCCTGCCGGAGAAGGTGCACGCCGTCTTCGACAGCGTCGGCCAGGCCACCTGGGCCCACTCGATCCGCTCGCTGCGCCCCGGCGGCGCCATCGTCACCTGCGGCGCCACCAGCGGCGACGCCCCCTCGGCCGAGCTCACCCGGGTCTTCTTCCAGCAGCTGCGGGTGATCGGCGCGACCATGGGCACCCGGGACCAGCTGGCCGCGCTCGCCGAGATGTGCGCCCGCACCGGCCTGCGCCCGGAGATCGACCGGGTCCTCCCGCTGGCCCGCGCCGAGGAGGGCTTCCGCGCGATGCTCGCCGGCGAGCAGTTCGGAAAGATCGTCTTCACCGTCTGA
- a CDS encoding PadR family transcriptional regulator: MSTIFGHGRLRLYLLKLLDESPKHGYEIISLLRDRFMGVYSPSPGTVYPRLARLEEEGLVTHEEVNGRKVYRLTDRGREELHNRRSDLDDLERELTESVRDIARAVKEDVRDTISSLREELKFAAAGSRRARGAEPGRTEEEEEEREERTASGGEREGEREHSGERCGRRGPRGFGGWWEKDWERFGRWGAGWGGAWGRSEHGERPEFDQALHDFADRVRDVVREAGNVGESAARDLRRILDDTIEVIRRDAAGWGPAPAPEDGRDTAGSAPEDGRTEGAAEEKGGRPADSAGPSSHGPFAQPPADSDAGSDPWSTAIREDREEQARSEEPKAAGPEEAPGRPEKEEGKKEGNGDGGTPA, from the coding sequence ATGAGCACCATCTTCGGCCACGGCCGGCTCCGGCTCTACCTGCTCAAGCTCCTGGACGAGAGCCCCAAGCACGGCTACGAGATCATCAGCCTGCTGCGGGACCGCTTCATGGGGGTGTACTCGCCCTCGCCCGGGACCGTCTACCCGCGCCTGGCCCGCCTGGAGGAGGAGGGCCTGGTCACCCACGAGGAGGTGAACGGCCGCAAGGTCTACCGGCTCACCGACCGCGGCCGCGAGGAGCTGCACAACCGCCGCTCCGACCTGGACGACCTGGAGCGCGAGCTCACCGAGTCGGTGCGCGACATCGCCCGCGCGGTCAAGGAGGACGTCCGCGACACCATCAGCTCGCTCCGCGAGGAGCTCAAGTTCGCCGCCGCCGGCAGCCGCCGCGCCCGCGGCGCGGAGCCCGGGCGCACCGAGGAGGAGGAAGAGGAGCGGGAGGAGCGCACCGCCTCCGGCGGGGAGCGCGAGGGCGAGCGGGAGCACTCCGGCGAGCGCTGCGGCCGCCGCGGCCCGCGCGGGTTCGGCGGCTGGTGGGAGAAGGACTGGGAGCGCTTCGGCCGGTGGGGCGCCGGCTGGGGCGGCGCGTGGGGGCGCTCGGAGCACGGCGAGCGGCCCGAGTTCGACCAGGCGCTGCACGACTTCGCCGACCGGGTCCGCGACGTGGTCCGCGAGGCGGGCAACGTCGGCGAGTCCGCCGCCCGCGACCTGCGCCGCATCCTGGACGACACGATCGAGGTCATCCGGCGCGACGCCGCCGGCTGGGGCCCCGCCCCGGCGCCCGAGGACGGCCGCGACACCGCCGGCTCCGCCCCGGAGGACGGGAGGACCGAAGGGGCCGCCGAGGAGAAGGGCGGCCGCCCCGCCGACTCCGCCGGCCCCTCGTCGCACGGACCGTTCGCCCAGCCCCCGGCCGACTCCGACGCCGGTTCCGACCCCTGGTCCACCGCGATCCGCGAGGACCGGGAGGAGCAGGCCCGCTCCGAGGAGCCGAAGGCCGCCGGCCCCGAGGAGGCCCCGGGCCGGCCGGAGAAGGAGGAGGGGAAGAAGGAGGGGAACGGCGACGGCGGCACGCCGGCCTGA
- a CDS encoding DUF4097 family beta strand repeat-containing protein, with amino-acid sequence MARWTIDQPTTRVLDGIVALRVRIIGGHVNILPTDDPVSFEVSDIVGEPVLASQQAGILTITYEDLTGSGFLDRLKPVQLSGYRDVGRRSATIGVRVPKDCPVEVTSVSAPVVAAGLTGKVQLRTASGDVTADDLGGELEVNTVSGNLSARNLRGGLSFNSVSGQLALAGGRLAAFSAKTASAQLLADVDLADSARVRLASISGDVALRLPSDTSATAELRSATGTLDSQFGLDRHDLPGRSRMNGKIGSGIDPASISVTTVSGAVSLLRRPADAPASLPEGNS; translated from the coding sequence ATGGCTCGCTGGACCATCGACCAGCCGACGACGCGGGTCCTGGACGGCATCGTCGCCCTTCGCGTCCGCATCATCGGCGGCCATGTGAACATCCTGCCCACCGACGACCCGGTCTCCTTCGAGGTCTCCGACATCGTCGGGGAGCCGGTCCTCGCCAGCCAGCAGGCCGGCATCCTCACCATCACCTACGAAGACCTCACCGGGAGCGGCTTCCTGGACCGGCTCAAGCCGGTGCAGCTCTCCGGCTACCGCGACGTCGGCCGGCGCTCGGCCACCATCGGGGTGCGGGTGCCGAAGGACTGCCCGGTGGAGGTCACCTCGGTCTCCGCGCCGGTGGTCGCCGCCGGGCTGACCGGAAAGGTCCAGCTCCGCACCGCCTCCGGCGACGTCACCGCGGACGACCTCGGCGGCGAGCTGGAGGTCAACACGGTCTCCGGCAACCTCTCCGCCCGCAACCTGCGCGGCGGTCTGTCCTTCAACAGCGTCAGCGGGCAGCTCGCCCTGGCCGGCGGGAGGCTGGCGGCGTTCTCCGCCAAGACCGCCTCGGCCCAGCTCCTCGCCGACGTGGACCTCGCCGACTCGGCGCGGGTCCGGCTCGCCAGCATCTCCGGGGACGTCGCCCTGCGCCTGCCCTCGGACACCTCGGCCACCGCGGAGCTGCGCTCGGCCACCGGCACCCTGGACTCCCAGTTCGGCCTCGACCGGCACGACCTTCCCGGGCGGAGCCGGATGAACGGCAAGATCGGCAGCGGCATCGATCCGGCCTCCATCAGCGTCACCACCGTGTCGGGGGCGGTCTCCCTGCTGCGCCGCCCGGCCGACGCCCCCGCCTCGCTTCCGGAGGGGAACTCATGA
- a CDS encoding DUF6104 family protein, translating to MYETDRGVEELERRRGAEEVSFAWLAEQLRVFTDLNPEFETPVDRLATWLARLEDDEEE from the coding sequence GTGTACGAGACCGATCGCGGCGTCGAGGAGCTGGAGCGGCGGCGGGGTGCGGAGGAGGTCTCCTTCGCCTGGCTCGCCGAGCAGCTGCGCGTGTTCACCGATCTGAACCCGGAGTTCGAGACCCCGGTCGACCGGCTGGCCACCTGGCTGGCCCGGCTGGAGGACGACGAGGAGGAGTGA
- a CDS encoding multifunctional oxoglutarate decarboxylase/oxoglutarate dehydrogenase thiamine pyrophosphate-binding subunit/dihydrolipoyllysine-residue succinyltransferase subunit: MSSEASQPLTDFGPNEWLVEELYQKYLNDPNSVDKAWWNFFADYKSGSAKGAAKGAPSATGAPSASGDGGSGGKAEAKQAAPAAKDAKKPAKKEAGSSAAPADEALKVTQERLRGAPARTATNMESSLALPTATSVRAVPVKLLFDNRIVINNHLRRARGGKVSFTHIIGYAMVKALESMPEMNHSYVEVDGKPGVAKPEHVNFGLAIDLQKPDGSRQLVVPSVKNADTMDFKEFWGGYEDLVRKARGNKLGVPDFQGTTISLTNPGGIGTVHSVPRLMPGQGTIVGVGSMEYPAEFQGASPETLNRLAISKVMTLTSTYDHRIIQGAQSGEFLKRIHQLLLGEDGFYDEIFKSLRIPYEPVRWTQDISVDTSNQLDKTSRVQELIHAYRVRGHLMADTDPLEYEQRRHPDLDVLQHGLTLWDLERDFPTGGFGGRPVMKLRDILGVLRDTYCRTVGIEYMHIQSPEEREWIQAHVEREHEKLDHDDQLRILRRLNSAEAFETFLQTKYVGQKRFSLEGGESLIPLLDGIISRAAKAELDEVVIGMAHRGRLNVLANICGKSYGQIFGEFEGNLDPRSAHGSGDVKYHLGTEGTFETPEGEKISISLAANPSHLETVNPVAEGIVRAKQDVLDKGPQGFTVLPLLIHGDAAFAGQGVVAETLNLSQLRGYRTGGTVHVIVNNQVGFTTSPADSRSSVYATDVARMVQAPIFHVNGDDPEAVVRVGQLAFAYRQAFNKDVVVDLVCYRRRGHNEMDNPQFTQPLMYDVIDAKRSTRKLYTEALIGRGDITVEEAEQTLREYQQELERVFAETREADKKPVEPGSVVRPEVFDEGRLDHTAVSTAISAEQVKEIIDTQVNLPEGFTVHPRLMPQLQRRAQMVEDGTIDWATGELLAFGSLLQEEHPVRLVGQDSRRGTFGQRHAALVDKKTGEVHTPLKRFDKGTSKFYVHDSLLSEYAALGFEYGYSVERPEALVAWEAQFGDFVNGAQSVIDEYISSSEQKWGQRSGVTLLLPHGYEGQGPDHSSARIERFLQMCAQENMTVAMPTTPANYFHLLRWQAKSPIHRPLITFTPKWMLRAKQATSTVEDFTSGAFQPIIPDATVKAEDVRRVVLCSGKIYYDLDAARKRNGDTHTALIRVERLYPLPVEEIRAQLAGFPNAGEVLWVQEEPANMGPWPFVALVFSEQLDRPFTRVSRPASSSPAAGSAKRHEVEQQAVVNTVFPPVE, from the coding sequence GTGTCGTCTGAGGCGTCTCAACCCCTGACAGATTTCGGCCCGAACGAGTGGTTGGTCGAGGAGCTTTATCAGAAGTACCTGAACGACCCGAACTCCGTTGACAAGGCGTGGTGGAACTTCTTCGCCGATTACAAGTCCGGATCCGCCAAGGGGGCGGCCAAGGGTGCGCCGTCGGCCACGGGCGCACCCTCCGCCTCCGGCGACGGGGGCAGCGGGGGGAAGGCCGAGGCCAAGCAGGCCGCTCCCGCCGCGAAGGACGCGAAGAAGCCCGCGAAGAAGGAGGCCGGCTCCTCCGCCGCTCCCGCCGACGAGGCTCTGAAGGTCACCCAGGAGCGGCTGCGCGGCGCCCCGGCGCGCACCGCCACCAACATGGAGTCCAGCCTGGCCCTGCCGACCGCGACCAGTGTCCGCGCGGTCCCGGTCAAGCTGCTCTTCGACAACCGCATCGTGATCAACAACCACCTGCGCCGCGCGCGCGGCGGCAAGGTGTCGTTCACCCACATCATCGGCTACGCCATGGTCAAGGCCCTGGAGTCGATGCCGGAGATGAACCACTCCTACGTCGAGGTCGACGGCAAGCCCGGTGTGGCCAAGCCCGAGCACGTCAACTTCGGCCTCGCCATCGACCTGCAGAAGCCGGACGGCTCCCGGCAGCTGGTGGTCCCCTCGGTCAAGAACGCCGACACCATGGACTTCAAGGAGTTCTGGGGCGGCTACGAGGACCTGGTCCGCAAAGCCCGCGGCAACAAGCTGGGCGTGCCCGACTTCCAGGGCACCACGATCAGCCTGACCAACCCGGGCGGCATCGGCACCGTGCACTCGGTGCCGCGGCTGATGCCCGGCCAGGGCACCATCGTCGGCGTCGGCTCGATGGAGTACCCGGCCGAGTTCCAGGGCGCCTCCCCGGAGACGCTGAACCGGCTGGCCATCAGCAAGGTCATGACGCTCACCTCGACCTACGACCACCGCATCATCCAGGGTGCGCAGTCGGGCGAGTTCCTCAAGCGCATCCACCAGCTGCTGCTCGGCGAGGACGGCTTCTACGACGAGATCTTCAAGTCCCTGCGCATCCCCTACGAGCCGGTGCGCTGGACCCAGGACATCTCGGTGGACACCTCCAACCAGCTGGACAAGACCAGCCGGGTGCAGGAGCTGATCCACGCCTACCGGGTCCGCGGCCACCTGATGGCCGACACCGACCCGCTGGAGTACGAGCAGCGCCGCCACCCCGACCTGGACGTGCTCCAGCACGGCCTCACCCTGTGGGACCTGGAGCGGGACTTCCCCACCGGCGGCTTCGGCGGCAGGCCGGTGATGAAGCTCCGCGACATCCTGGGCGTGCTGCGCGACACCTACTGCCGCACGGTGGGCATCGAGTACATGCACATCCAGTCCCCCGAGGAGCGGGAGTGGATCCAGGCGCACGTCGAGCGCGAGCACGAGAAGCTCGACCACGACGACCAGCTGCGCATCCTGCGCCGACTGAACAGCGCCGAGGCGTTCGAGACCTTCCTGCAGACCAAGTACGTCGGGCAGAAGCGGTTCTCCCTGGAGGGCGGCGAGTCCCTCATCCCGCTGCTGGACGGGATCATCTCCCGGGCGGCCAAGGCCGAGCTGGACGAGGTCGTCATCGGCATGGCGCACCGCGGCCGGCTCAACGTGCTCGCCAACATCTGCGGCAAGTCCTACGGCCAGATCTTCGGCGAGTTCGAGGGCAACCTGGACCCGCGCTCGGCGCACGGCTCCGGCGACGTCAAGTACCACCTGGGCACCGAGGGGACCTTCGAGACCCCGGAGGGCGAGAAGATCTCCATCTCGCTGGCGGCCAACCCGAGCCACCTGGAGACGGTGAACCCGGTCGCCGAGGGCATCGTCCGCGCCAAGCAGGACGTGCTGGACAAGGGCCCGCAGGGCTTCACCGTGCTGCCGCTGCTGATCCACGGCGACGCGGCGTTCGCCGGGCAGGGCGTGGTCGCCGAGACGCTCAACCTGTCCCAGCTGCGCGGCTACCGCACCGGCGGCACGGTGCACGTCATCGTGAACAACCAGGTCGGCTTCACCACCTCGCCGGCCGACAGCCGGTCCAGCGTCTACGCCACCGACGTGGCGCGGATGGTGCAGGCGCCGATCTTCCACGTCAACGGGGACGACCCGGAGGCCGTGGTGCGCGTCGGCCAGCTGGCCTTCGCCTACCGCCAGGCGTTCAACAAGGACGTCGTGGTGGACCTGGTCTGCTACCGGCGGCGCGGGCACAACGAGATGGACAACCCGCAGTTCACCCAGCCGCTGATGTACGACGTCATCGACGCCAAGCGGTCCACCCGCAAGCTGTACACCGAGGCGCTGATCGGCCGCGGCGACATCACCGTCGAAGAGGCCGAGCAGACCCTGCGCGAGTACCAGCAGGAGCTGGAGCGGGTCTTCGCCGAGACCCGCGAGGCCGACAAGAAGCCGGTCGAGCCGGGTTCGGTGGTCCGCCCCGAGGTGTTCGACGAGGGCCGGCTGGACCACACCGCGGTGTCCACCGCGATCTCCGCCGAGCAGGTCAAGGAGATCATCGACACCCAGGTGAACCTGCCCGAGGGCTTCACCGTGCACCCGCGCCTGATGCCGCAGCTGCAGCGCCGCGCGCAGATGGTCGAGGACGGCACCATCGACTGGGCCACCGGCGAGCTGCTCGCCTTCGGCTCGCTGCTGCAGGAGGAGCACCCGGTCCGCCTGGTCGGCCAGGACAGCCGGCGCGGCACCTTCGGCCAGCGGCACGCCGCCCTGGTGGACAAGAAGACCGGCGAGGTGCACACCCCGCTGAAGCGCTTCGACAAGGGCACCTCGAAGTTCTACGTGCACGACTCGCTGCTCAGCGAGTACGCGGCGCTGGGCTTCGAGTACGGCTACTCGGTGGAGCGGCCCGAGGCGCTGGTGGCCTGGGAGGCCCAGTTCGGCGACTTCGTCAACGGTGCCCAGTCGGTCATCGACGAGTACATCAGCTCCAGCGAGCAGAAGTGGGGCCAGCGCTCCGGCGTCACCCTGCTGCTGCCGCACGGCTACGAGGGCCAGGGGCCGGACCACTCCTCGGCCCGCATCGAGCGGTTCCTGCAGATGTGCGCGCAGGAGAACATGACCGTGGCGATGCCCACCACCCCGGCCAACTACTTCCACCTGCTGCGGTGGCAGGCCAAGTCGCCGATCCACCGGCCGCTGATCACCTTCACCCCGAAGTGGATGCTGCGCGCCAAGCAGGCGACGTCGACGGTGGAGGACTTCACCTCGGGTGCGTTCCAGCCGATCATCCCGGACGCCACGGTCAAGGCCGAGGACGTCCGCCGGGTGGTGCTGTGCTCCGGCAAGATCTACTACGACCTTGACGCCGCCCGGAAGCGCAACGGCGACACGCACACCGCGCTGATCCGGGTGGAGCGGCTCTACCCGCTCCCGGTCGAGGAGATCCGCGCCCAGCTGGCGGGCTTCCCCAACGCGGGCGAGGTGCTGTGGGTGCAGGAGGAGCCGGCGAACATGGGCCCCTGGCCGTTCGTGGCGCTGGTCTTCTCCGAGCAGCTGGACCGGCCGTTCACCCGGGTGTCCCGCCCGGCCAGCTCCTCCCCCGCCGCCGGCTCGGCCAAGCGGCACGAGGTGGAGCAGCAGGCCGTGGTCAACACGGTGTTCCCGCCGGTGGAGTAG
- a CDS encoding pyridoxamine 5'-phosphate oxidase family protein, which translates to MGETAGRGGNRRARIRLTGEEAEAFLAANRKVQVATVGRDGAPHLSTLFYAMVGGRLAFWTYAASQKAVNLRRDPRMTCLVDDGEDYGELRGLVLYGTAELDGDPAAVARVGTAVTAAMTGTPVADLQGPEAQQGIAQAGRKRVAVFLDVQRTVSWDHRKI; encoded by the coding sequence GTGGGCGAGACGGCGGGCCGGGGCGGGAACCGGCGGGCCCGGATCAGGCTGACCGGCGAGGAGGCCGAGGCGTTCCTCGCCGCCAACCGGAAGGTGCAGGTCGCCACGGTCGGCAGGGACGGCGCACCGCACCTGTCGACGCTGTTCTACGCGATGGTCGGCGGGCGGCTGGCGTTCTGGACCTACGCCGCCTCGCAGAAGGCGGTGAACCTGCGCCGCGACCCGCGGATGACCTGCCTGGTCGACGACGGCGAGGACTACGGCGAGCTGCGCGGGCTGGTGCTGTACGGCACCGCCGAGCTGGACGGCGACCCGGCCGCGGTGGCCCGGGTGGGCACCGCGGTCACCGCCGCGATGACCGGGACCCCGGTGGCCGACCTGCAGGGCCCGGAGGCTCAGCAGGGCATCGCGCAGGCCGGCCGCAAGCGGGTCGCGGTCTTCCTGGACGTGCAGCGGACGGTCAGCTGGGACCACCGCAAGATCTGA
- a CDS encoding BlaI/MecI/CopY family transcriptional regulator: protein MKEFGELEAAIMDALWDADRALAVREIRATMDYGRDVAYTTVMTVTNILFHKGLLGREKSGRAWHYRPVRTRAEHAARRMGEVFSGCGDPGATMRRFVEEISDEDRARLLDALTELTGLRPADRAAAVGD, encoded by the coding sequence GTGAAGGAGTTCGGAGAACTCGAAGCCGCGATCATGGACGCACTCTGGGACGCGGACCGGGCCCTCGCGGTGCGGGAGATCCGGGCCACCATGGACTACGGCCGGGACGTCGCCTACACCACCGTCATGACCGTCACCAACATCCTCTTCCACAAGGGCCTGCTGGGCCGGGAGAAGTCCGGGCGGGCCTGGCACTACCGCCCGGTGCGGACCAGGGCCGAGCACGCCGCGCGGCGGATGGGCGAGGTGTTCAGCGGCTGCGGCGACCCCGGCGCCACCATGCGCCGCTTCGTCGAGGAGATCAGCGACGAGGACCGCGCCCGGCTCCTCGACGCGCTCACCGAGCTCACCGGGCTCCGCCCGGCGGACCGGGCCGCAGCCGTCGGAGACTAG
- a CDS encoding pyridoxal phosphate-dependent aminotransferase, whose translation MEEPLVERMRGYGETIFAEMSRLAAETGSINLGQGFPDTDGPRSLLDAAAEHIRAGVNQYPPGPGRAELRTAVAEDRAARYGLSYDPDGEVYITVGATAGIAASVLALAGPGDEVVLFEPMYDSYAAVISLAGAVRRPVPLRPGADGRFTFDPGELRAAVGPRTRLIIVNTPHNPTGTVLTRAELETVAALCREHDLVAITDEVYEHLVYDGAEHVPLAALPGMRDRTVSVSSVGKTFSVTAWKTGWVTGPRPLVRAVQTVNQFLTFSANGALQLAIAEAIRGEQDWIRAQRDALQAKRDRLSAGLADAGFGVLRPQGTYFVMADVRPLGYTDGVQLARALPVEAGVACVPAQVLYDDVDEGRHLVRFAYCKRDEVLDEAVRRLTGAFAAGRSAPEGRREDAP comes from the coding sequence GTGGAAGAACCCCTTGTCGAACGGATGCGCGGCTACGGCGAGACGATCTTCGCCGAGATGAGCCGCCTGGCCGCCGAGACCGGATCGATCAACCTCGGGCAGGGCTTCCCGGACACCGACGGGCCCCGCTCGCTGCTGGACGCCGCCGCGGAGCACATCCGCGCCGGGGTCAACCAGTACCCGCCCGGCCCCGGCCGGGCGGAGCTGCGCACCGCCGTGGCCGAGGACCGCGCCGCCCGGTACGGCCTGTCCTACGACCCCGACGGCGAGGTCTACATCACCGTCGGGGCCACCGCCGGCATCGCCGCCTCGGTGCTGGCGCTCGCCGGACCCGGCGACGAGGTCGTGCTGTTCGAGCCGATGTACGACTCCTACGCCGCGGTGATCTCGCTGGCCGGCGCCGTCCGGAGGCCCGTCCCGCTGCGCCCCGGCGCCGACGGCCGGTTCACCTTCGACCCCGGCGAGCTGCGCGCCGCGGTCGGCCCGCGCACCCGGCTGATCATCGTCAACACCCCGCACAACCCCACCGGCACCGTGCTCACCCGGGCCGAGCTGGAGACGGTGGCCGCGCTCTGCCGCGAGCACGACCTCGTCGCGATCACCGACGAGGTCTACGAGCACCTGGTCTACGACGGCGCCGAGCACGTCCCGCTCGCCGCGCTGCCCGGCATGCGCGACCGCACCGTCTCCGTCTCCTCGGTCGGCAAGACCTTCTCGGTCACCGCCTGGAAGACCGGCTGGGTGACCGGCCCCCGGCCGCTGGTGCGCGCCGTGCAGACGGTCAACCAGTTCCTCACCTTCTCCGCCAACGGCGCCCTCCAGCTGGCCATCGCCGAGGCGATCCGCGGCGAGCAGGACTGGATCCGGGCCCAGCGCGACGCGCTCCAGGCCAAGCGGGACCGGCTCTCCGCGGGCCTGGCCGACGCCGGGTTCGGCGTGCTGCGCCCGCAGGGCACCTACTTCGTCATGGCCGATGTGCGCCCGCTCGGCTACACCGACGGCGTGCAGCTGGCCCGCGCCCTGCCGGTCGAGGCCGGCGTCGCCTGCGTCCCGGCGCAGGTGCTCTACGACGACGTCGACGAAGGCCGGCACCTGGTCCGGTTCGCCTACTGCAAGCGCGACGAGGTGCTCGACGAGGCGGTGCGCCGCCTCACCGGCGCCTTCGCCGCCGGCCGATCCGCCCCCGAGGGAAGAAGAGAAGACGCCCCGTGA
- a CDS encoding class I SAM-dependent methyltransferase: MPADLRAAAEAAKGFMPADEGEALYRTALDYAALGPVLEVGTYCGKSTVYLAAAARAAGGTVVTVDHHHGSEEHQEGWEYHDPSLVDPRTGRLDTVGEFRGTMSAAGVEDVVIAVLGRSADVARIWGTPLGMVFIDGGHTEEAAQADYAGWAPHVVPGGALVIHDVFPDPADGGRPPYNVYRRALDSGAFTEVLAEGSLRVLRRTGDGV; encoded by the coding sequence ATGCCCGCCGACCTGCGCGCCGCCGCAGAGGCGGCCAAGGGATTCATGCCGGCCGACGAGGGCGAGGCCCTCTACCGGACGGCCCTGGACTACGCCGCGCTCGGCCCGGTCCTGGAGGTCGGCACCTACTGCGGCAAGTCCACCGTCTACCTGGCCGCCGCGGCCCGCGCGGCCGGCGGCACCGTGGTCACCGTCGACCACCACCACGGCTCCGAGGAGCACCAGGAGGGCTGGGAGTACCACGACCCGTCCCTGGTCGACCCGCGCACCGGCCGGCTGGACACGGTGGGCGAGTTCCGCGGCACCATGTCCGCCGCCGGGGTGGAGGACGTGGTGATCGCGGTGCTCGGCCGCTCCGCCGACGTCGCCCGGATCTGGGGCACCCCGCTCGGCATGGTCTTCATCGACGGCGGCCACACCGAGGAGGCGGCCCAGGCCGACTACGCCGGCTGGGCCCCGCACGTCGTCCCCGGCGGCGCCCTGGTCATCCACGACGTCTTCCCCGACCCCGCCGACGGCGGCCGGCCGCCGTACAACGTCTACCGGCGGGCCCTGGACTCCGGGGCCTTCACCGAGGTCCTGGCCGAGGGCTCGCTGCGGGTGCTGCGCCGCACCGGCGACGGCGTCTGA